The nucleotide window TTAATCTTTACTATTTAAtagagttaatatttttaaaatttttatgattttataaataaaatttattgtttGAAATTGAACTGCAATTGAAACAAACAATTTTCAAACCACTTTTTATACAATAAATATTATCTATATTATAATTTagacttattttattcttttaataaaataaatactaaattcatctatttaataataaattaactaatttaattcgaCGAGTATAATGCCGGACCTCCTGAAACATGTGAGCGACAGTTTAATCCTTTGTACGTGGCATCAAACCGTAATCCGAATATTTGGTACTTCAAGCTTCAATGTTTTGAACCTTTAACTTGGGCCGAACTTGATTCTAAAATGATCTTTCACTTGGACCTGCACCGCCAACATTTGAGACCTTTCAATTTTGGACCTTTTGAAGCGTTTAGATTTTTCTGATTCAAACTTGGCTTGGATTTTCATATTTGGACTTGGTTTGTTTTATTGTCCTTCAATACAATCAATTTCAATTCAAGGAAAAAAATCTGATTTTTATGGTTCATATCGTCTCCAACCTTCAAACTGAATGTATCATTGAGCTCAGATAATTTTCAAAAACTTGGATTTAGTCCCTtaattgaaaacaaaaattaattctCAAATAGTAACAATGATTCCCTAACTTGGGTTCTTGATTTCACAGACCCTTATCAAAAGTTTAAAGAAATTTTTTATGACGatatcaaaacaatttatatttttacCTCTTCTTTTTCGATAGACACCTTTCTAATTGTCATAATCGAACACATCTTGGTGGATTGTGGTCTATCTAATTGAAAGGGGATTGAACAAATGATGGATATGTTCATTCTTAATCTTACGTAGTGTGGAGCTCTGCTCctagtatattatatatatgtaggGATAAGAAAAACCAACAAAACTACTAATGACACCAAGCAGCATCCCAAGGTTCCTCTtccacattaaaaaaaaaaaaaacatatcaaGTCTATATTATTCCCTAACATCAGATAAATCCAGATAAGGTTAAGCGCAATCTGAAATCAAGAAAATAGTTTCAATTCAGACAACAGGCACAGAGTAGAAAATCAATCAATCTTTGCGAAGATCCATGTATTCCCGGCGGATCCCATCAGCATTTATGACAACGATTTCAAGTTTGTCTCCCTGTTTGCTCAttaccaaagaaaaaaaaaaagttatgagATTGATTCACATTATTAGCAACAATTCAAACAAGAGCAATAGGAAAACTGGTACAAGCCCTAGTGTCATTTATCATCAGCTGGTAGCAAATATGAGCTTACTTATATCAGATACTCTCAACTCCGAGTAATAATCAGCATTTCGTGCAGACAACAGAATGCTttcaaattttctataaattaaatATTCCTCACACTAAATAACCATACATGATGCCACCTAATTGCAAATAAAAAACACTATTCTCATGAAGATCTAACTGAAATCTAGCAATTATAAGAAAGATAGCAATACAAGAAGACATAAGGAGATATAATAAATTAGAAGCAGACTTGGTTCGATAGACACTAATCAATATCTGCTGTTCCCAGAAATAAAAGACTTCCATCTTTATAtgaactaaataaaataaaactcacGGTGTATATATCTCTTTCGGATGCCGAAGCAAAAACAGTTTTTACTAAATCAATAGCTTCAGCTTCTGCAAGTGGAGTAACAGCATCCTGAAACAAACAACAGttttgagatatatatatatatatggcataagGTAAATGAATCAGACATAAAATAATCAAAAGTAGGAGCAACCTGGGCAGGCAACAGAAGCGGGCTTGGAGATTTCAGTTGGTTATCCAAGAAAGGCATGATAAGTGTTGAACCAGATCCTTGAGAGCTGTATCCAACTTTCTCATAGGAACCAACAGCATCATATGTGAAGACACAACCCTTTCCTAATTGGTTTAACATTAGACTATTCAATTCCTATTCATATTAGAATGGAAGGcttaaaactagcaactaaggcTCAAGGCAGATTACCTTCATTATCGAGACCACCCAAAACATTAAAAGAATAATAAGGAAAGAAGCGCTTGTAATAAAGGGTGTTGGACAGCAGTTGGGCCATTGCCGGGCAGCTCATTTGCTTGTTGTGCTGATGCTGATAAATCTGAATTTTGAGAAGCACcatcaaaattatatatttattatatcagCTGCAGAAGACGTTTACCAGTACTACTGATCATGATCTTGTCCTTAAATTTCTAATCTACGTCAAAATCTAAAAAGAACACCTGTCTTTTGAAATTATTGTAGTACACTTGTTTAGGCAAAAAAGAAAGTGAAGCTAACATTCAAACTCAAAACAAATGTTCCATCATATTCCCCGAAAATTGAAAGCTTACCAAGTGCCTAGCTGCCAGATGCTTTTGTAAAGCCTTCACGTCAGCTTGAAATCCTGAGGATGCCATAACACATTTATCTGCTCTGCAATGTAAAAGTAAAAGGCACTGATTAGAAACTGAAAAGAAGAAAGACAGAAAAAAGCagaaaaaaatttcaagtcaagtTATTTCTATTAACACTTAAAATTCACCAACTAAAGTGCCATTGTTTAAATATTTACCATTCTCTTCCAAATATGAATACAGCAGATCATAGTCCATTCTTATCCTTTTCTTTACTAAACTATCTTGTCATGAAAACAAGTATCTTCCTTCCCTCTACAGTTCCATAGCAATAAAAATATCACTCAAATAGCCATCATCAAACATATGACCATCGCTAGCCGGAAAACAAGCGAATTCTATACCTTTCCTTTAACTGTAAAATCAATTATAGCGTCCTTTCTTTTCAACCGTTGGAGGCAAAAGTACCTTTAAACATCCCTTGGACAACAAACATTTTTAgcaaatttcaaaaatttcttAGTTTCTAACCAAGAATCGGCCTTCTATTCAACGCAGCTAACcagtaattaaaaattaaaacttgaCATTCCTGTTAATTAGGACTTTAAAAATTCttatgcaagaaaaataaatgcctctttaaaaaaaataaaaaaaaaatcataggcTATCACCTTCAGAATAAATTATTAGATACCTTCCACATCAATGTTCTATTACTTTCAGAAATTTTTCTAGTTCATTTTTCCATGTAAAAATCAAGATATTGCACTCAACAACTTACAATTTACAGATTTTTGAGTAGTCACGGGTGAGAATATTGTAACCCGTCGACATCCGAGTATCAGCAGCGATTACACAGTAATCGGCGCCTGCAACTGCAACGCAAGATCTGCAAATTACATCCAAAAAAAGAAaagcataacattaacatcaaTAAATAACGAAACCAAattgaaaaaagaagaagaagaagaagaagaagaagaagcgtGATTTATAGGTTGAGAGGAAAAAAGAAAGTACCCTCCATTGTTGTCGTAAGGTGACCAGTTAGCTTGCTCCTTAGGCATGGTGAAAGAGTAAAGGTcgaccgaagagaaaataaagacTGCACAATTTGAGAGAACTTTTATTCCGCAGATTTATTTTTGGCTTCGCGaacaagaatttttttttttttcaaaaaagaacTTTTAGGGGTTTGGATCGGGTTTTAGGCCCATAGAGCCTAAACCCAAGCCATTTCGACCTGACACTATCATATTCGGACGTTTGTGAAAATGCTCAATAaaagagatttttttttcttttggttgaAAAGAAATTCAATTAAgaggtagttttttttttttcggttGAAAAATAGTTTTCAAAAGAGTTTTTCAAAAGTGAGATAGAAAagttttgtaaaaaaatattGTTTATTAAATTTTAGTGTTCTTTATTGTTGTCAAAAATTTTGGTTGaaggttaaaatgttttttaacATCATAGTAGAAAGTTAAAATTTAGTTTAGTAATATGATgtttaaataattcaatataaagatatataaagtataattttaaacacttttaagtaattaatataaattatttgtaatattaatgatgtataaaatattttaaaacttaaacataatattaaactatttaaataatttaatataacgataaatgaaatatttaaataatttaatataatgatacataaattataatttaatttatttttttatatactttttgCTTCCAAACGCAAAAATCAAAATCACCTAAATCTCAGCTTTTGTGTTTGACTTTTCCACCACAATTTTGACTCCAAAAGCTAATTGTTCTTTATTGCTTTTGTGGAAATATGCCTCGCATTTCGATCAAAACAGTCAGTGACATTGCAACAAGGGAAGACTCATCGTCCCGATGAGTAGCCCACGTCACGATGAGAAGAAGACTTTTATCCCGACGACACAATCATTCTTCGTCCCGACAATGCAAAAGCCACATCACGATGTGACGACGTGTTCCTCAAGTTTCTCAATTTTCTTCTCTCAATTAAACTTTGTTTTAGTTTTCCACTTAAATTCTGATTAACTTAGGGATATTCTAGTCATAAATATTACGAATTTTAACCTATAAATAGGCTTTAGTTACTATAAGTTTaaacaatataaaaaatatacGGATTAAGAGAATTATATGTTTTGAGTTTGAAAGATTTTTTCAGGGTTTCgagtttttttcttttgattctCTGCATCTTTGTACTCATTTTATATATTAGTGAAATCTCCTTTTGCCTATGGTTTTTTAATCCTCTTTTAAGGAtttttttcacgtaaaatttgtgttcaaccttttcaatttttttgtttattttacctGTTCATTGTTTAAACAAGTTTGTCCCCAACAAACTTGTAACACTCAGTTTTGGCGGGTCCTAAGTTCTAGTGAGTAGGCTGGGAGTAATCTGTGAAAAGCGACTCTATCCGCCCAATTGTTGTTCTTGATGTATAGAGCGCATAGTAGACTTTAGAATATTATGTAAGGATTGAATTTAGAATGTGTTGAGTTGCAAGAAGAAAATAGATTAGTAAGAGTATTGAGGATTTTTGGTTAATTAGGTTATCGCCGGAAGTATTATACTCCAAGTTCATTAAGTTAGTGTGCTAGTTACGTTATAAACGATTTGGCTAGAAATTAATAGAATAGATGAATCAAGTgtataaatttattgaattttcatATAGGTTCTCTCTATAGCTGTAAACTATTTATAAATGTAGTTTTGGAAGTTTGTGACACGTGTCAAGTTCCAATAGAGACTTAAGTTATATTTATAGATATTTAGGCTAAAGAAAGGGAGagtttttcttcttccttcttgAAAAGTGTTGCTATTTGAATCTTAAAGAACCAACAATATTTCTTTCTATTTAGGTTGGAGTTGTAGATTTGGATTTTTATCAGTGATTACTCCATGTTAAGGTAAATATTACGACTCTTTATGTTAAAGTTATGAAAGAGTAAGTCTATTAGAGTTGCATGAACAGTAAGATGAAGAAATAAGGTTTTGTATGAGGTTTATCTGTGTTTGAGATGAAGATAAGTAGTATGCGAATGAGTTTTAATGGTGTTCTTATACCTTGTAAGCAGCGTTTTCTATTATTCTCGTGTTAGATGTTTGATCTAGAGCTTTAAATTACAATCGGTGAGAATCAGGTGAGTTCTATACTAGCTCATACACATATACTGTTCATATTGTGAGTCTTTGTAAATTGTTTTTCATAAATGTTTTGTATTGTTTTGTAACACTCGAGATTTAAACTCAGTGAATCAGGTTAGGTCAAGGGAGTCACAAAACTGGTACCAGAGCTTAGTTCAATTTTCACATTCAACCCATTCAGAGATTGCAATGACAATGTTCGATATTGAAAAGTTCGACAGAATTACAAATTTCAGTTTATGGCAAGTTTGGATGATAACAATACTGGTTCAAAATGGTCTGAACAAAGTCGTTACAGGGAAGAAGTCTCCGGATATAAATCAtttagaatgggaagagcttgatgaaaagggcTTTATTTGCTATTCAGTTATGCCTCACGAATAATGTGTTCTAGGAGGTTCTAATGGAGAAAATAGCGTCTGTTTTTTGGAGGAAACTAGAAGTCTTATATATGAAAAAATCTCTGGCCAACATTCAGAATGGTTGAAAGTAAGTCTATTAGAACTCACATTAGTGAATTTGTTACCCTTCTAAATGACCTAAAGAATCTCAAAATAGATATCAATGATGAGGATCAGGCTATGTTGTTGTTATGTTCTTTGCCTTCTTCTTACAAAAAATTCAGGGAAACTTTGATTTATGGGGGAGATAACCTCTCATTCGAGGATGTAAAGTGAAATCTATTGAGCAAACATAAACTTGATAACAAGTTAGGCCCAAATAAGAAGTCAGACGGGAAAGCCTCAGTCATTGTTGCAAGAGGCAAACAACAATCTAGAAAGTTAGATCGAAGCAGGTCTAGGGTAAGATCAAAATCTAGAAATCGAGACAAATAACGTGACTATTGTAAGAAGATAGGCCACATTAAAGCACAATGTTACAAACTtcagaataaaaataaaaggtgGCTGAAAACAATGGAAAAGGTAAGCAGAAAGCAGAACTTGCTAATGCTAGTGTAACCGAAGAAAGAGATGATGATT belongs to Gossypium arboreum isolate Shixiya-1 chromosome 7, ASM2569848v2, whole genome shotgun sequence and includes:
- the LOC108469993 gene encoding proteasome subunit beta type-1-like, with amino-acid sequence MPKEQANWSPYDNNGGSCVAVAGADYCVIAADTRMSTGYNILTRDYSKICKLADKCVMASSGFQADVKALQKHLAARHLIYQHQHNKQMSCPAMAQLLSNTLYYKRFFPYYSFNVLGGLDNEGKGCVFTYDAVGSYEKVGYSSQGSGSTLIMPFLDNQLKSPSPLLLPAQDAVTPLAEAEAIDLVKTVFASASERDIYTGDKLEIVVINADGIRREYMDLRKD